Below is a genomic region from Pseudomonas berkeleyensis.
CGGCGATCTGCTCGCCACTGAGCGTCAGGACTGGTGCCTGCAGGTGAGTGGCCTTGGCGAGAAGCTGCCCAGGTTGCGGCTCGGCGACGATACCCTGCCCGCCTCGGCGGTGAAGCGCAGCGGTGACGGCCTACGCCTGCAGTTGAACAGCGACGAACATCGCAGCGCGGCGCTGTGGCTGGAGGACGGCTCACGCTCCAGCAACCCGGTCTGGCTGTCGCGGCATCGCAGCCATGTGCTCGCCGCCGGCCCGGATGAAGTGGCGAAGAACATGGACGGCCTGACCACCTACGTCGACCTGGTCAGCCTGCTGATCGAGGAAAGCCACGACGGCCTCGACGAGGCCAAACGCCTGGCGAAGAAATATGACGCCAAGGTAGTCGGCGCCATACCCCCCTTGAACGTCTACCAGCTGCGCCTGCCGGTGAAGAACCTGACCGAGCGCGATGCACTGGTGCTGCGCATTGGCAGCGAAACCAGCGTCGACGCCGTGGTGGTGGAAGAAAGCGCGCCGGAGCGCGGTGAAGAAAGCGAAGCCGCGCGCAAGCCGGCACGCAAACCGGAGAAGAACTCCGAGGAGTGGGCGGCGAATCGCTTCATGGATGCGGTCAACTATTACCAGCGGCGCATACCTGCAGGCGACTCGCCTATCGAAGCCGAGCCGATCCGCGTCGGCGTGATCGAGCGTAATGTCGATTTCGACGCGCCCGACTTCGCCGACTACCTGGGCGCCTGCCCAGATGGCAAACCGCGCACCTGCGTCTATGCGCGCGATGCCGACGAGCCGGACAACCATGGCAGCACCGTTGCCGGTATTCTCGCCGCTCACTGGGACAAGGGTGGCAACACCGGATTCCTGCGCGGGCTGGACAAGGCCAGCCAGGGCTTCGAGGTGATCGTCGAGCGCAACTCGGACGCCGGCATCACCGCCAATATCGCCGCGTCGGTCAATCTGGTGGAGGACGGCGTACGCGTACTCAACTGGAGTTGGGGCATTCACCGGGTCGGCACACGCAATGTCGAAGGCGACGAGATCGACTCGCTGGTGCGCTCCGGCATCGCCATGAGCGGTTACGAAGAACTGCTGGAGGAGTTCTTCCTGTGGTTGCGTGAGGAGCACCCGGACGTGCTGGTGATCAACTCGGCTGGTAACGGTTCGTCCTACTCCGGCCGGGACGAATACCGCCTGCCCTCCTCCTTCATCACCGAGCAATTGCTGGTGGTCGGCGGACATCAGCGCAACAAGGAGAAAGAGGTCGAAATCGACGACCCGACCTACGTGGTCAAACGCGACTCGTCGAATGTCGACATGCGCGTCGACATCACCGCAGCGGCCTGCGCGCGTGCCTCCACTCGCGAGATCGACGCCACCGGCGACGTGCATTGCGGCACCTCCTACGCCACACCGCTGGTGACCGGCGTAGTCGCCGCCATGCTGTCGATCAACCCGCGCCTGCAACCGGAACAAGTGCGCATGTTGCTGCGCCGCAGCGCCATGACCATTGGCGGTGATTACGACTTCGAACCGATGGACGCCGAAGACCTGACCGCGCCCATCCTGCCGTCGGAACGCAACTACAAGATGAGCGACAAGGACGTGGGCCGCTCGGCGCGGCTGGATATGCAGAAAGCGCTGGATCTGGCGGTGCAGAGCCGCGACCGGGTGCGCTGACAGGCAGTCAGGTTACTCGCCGGAGACCCGCTCGTAGAGTTCGACCGGTTCGACCTTGCCCTGGCAACCGCACTCGCTGTGGCCCAGCCCCAGGTGGCGGAAACCGGCCTTGAACAGCACCCGGCCAGACTGCGGATTGCGCGCCAGATGGCTGGCGTGCAAGCGGCGCAGGCGCAGCTGGCGGAAGGCGAAATCCACCAGCGCACTGCAGGCTTCACTGGCGTAACCACGGCTCCAGTACGGCACGCCGATCCAGTAACCCACCTCGGCTTCACCTCGCCTGATGTCCTTGAGCGCCATGCTGCCGACCAGCCTGCCGCTGTCGGACTCGGTGATGATGAAGTGGGCCGCCACGCCACTGGCCCAGTCCTGCGCACAGCGCTCGATCCACTGCTGCGCCAGCTCGGGTGGATAGGGATGAGGAATGCTGCCGGTGACATCGGCAATGCGAAAATCTCCGGCCAAACGCTGCACCTCGGCCGCGTCCTGAGGTTGCGGTGGGCGTAGCGTCAGGCGTTCGGTCTCGATGCGATGCTCATCCATCTGCGTCTCCTGTCAAATCCGTAGGGTGCGTCATACGCACCTGCGCCTCCCCCCAGGCTCACTCGCGGCAGTGCTGCTGGGCATGGTCGCTCAGACTGGCACAGGCCCGATGGGATAGAACTGCCCGCCACTCCACACGCCCAACCAGGGTTCTCCGTCGACCTCACGCTCCACCGCCAGTTCCACCAGCTGGTAGAACACGTTGCGATGAATCAATGCTTCGAGGTTACGCCGCACCAGAATGTACGGCGAGGGCTCGAGTGTCGCAGGATCGATCTCCACACGGATCGGATGCTCGGCACCCGCCACGACTTCGTCCTCGGCATTGGTGGTGAAACGCAGCACCTGCGCCTCGCCCTCCCCCTCGACCTGCAGAGTCACGGCAACGAAGGGAGCGTCCTCGACCTGGATACCGACCTTCTCCACCGGCGTGATCAGGAAGTAGTCGTCGCCATCGCGGCGGATGATGGTGGAAAACAGTCGCACCATGGGTTTGCGACCGATGGGCGTACCCAGGTAGTACCAGGTGCCATCGCGGGCGATACGCATGTCGATATCGCCACAGAAATCGGGGTTCCACAGGTGCACGGGGGGCAGGCCCTTGCCTTCGCCCTTGGGGATCTGCGCCAGCAGGTCGCCGGCCTTGCCTGGATCGCTCATGCTCTCTCCTCGTCCGTTGCCCGACATAACGGGTCAGACCGACGAGGATACCTTACCCTCGCTGGAGCATCAGCCGCGGCACCTAGTCAGTTCGCCACACCCAGCAGGCTACGCGCGTAGTCACGCAGTGGCGGGCCGATGATGTCCTGCGGCTGTACGTCGTAGAACGTCAGGAATCCGCCGCGACTGCGAATGCGTGCGGTGTCCACCAGATAGCGAGTGTTGGTTTCGATCAACATCAACTGGATCACCGCACGGTCGGTGCCGAGGCGATCCACGGCCTCCTGATCTTCCCACTCCTCCATGGTGCCGATGCGGTCGTCGCTATAGGCGAAGCGGGCGTATAACAGATAGTGCGCGCCTGCCGCACGCGCTTCGGTCATTGCCTCGTCCAGGCCGGCCGGCTGGCGCGCACGACGCACCAGCGGGAAGTATTCAACGAAGCCCTTGAAGGCTTCCTCGGCCACCACATTGGGCCGCGGATAGCCGTGCCCCGGCGGCACGAAGTGCCCTTGAGCGATATAGATGAAGGAGTCCTGCTGCAGGCGCCGCGAAGCCATGCGCTCAGTGCGGCCATGATCGAGAAACCCGGCATCGCGCAGGTGGTATTCGGCGCCACTGGCCATGTCGCTGACCTTCATGCAGCCAGCCAGCCCCAGCAGCGCCACCAATAGAAGCAGGTTACGCATGAATGAATCCTCCTCGTACCGGTGACGGAAAACCGGCGGATAAGGAGGGAATGCAGGTTCTGCGCCAGCCTCCCGATCAAGGCGGACTCGCTCGCGGATATCCCGCCCGGCGCGCCGTTCGAATTAACAGAACAAAACAGCGAAGAGCTGGCGATTGTTCACCACTCGCCGGCGAAACTAGGATGGAACCCTCCCCCCAATCACCTTCGGATGACCGCCCCTCATGCGCAGAAGTGTCTCACATCACCTGATGAAGTTTGCCGTTCAAGCGCTGGGGGCACTGCCTGCCTCGATTCAGCAACGGATAGGCGCGGGTCGCCTGGATCTTCCCGGCCACAGGCTTTGTCCGGAGGTGTCGATGTTCCTGCGCCTGATGGGCGACATAGAAGCCGCCAGCCCACAGAACCGTCCCATTGCCCAAGTACGAGCGCAGACCGATCTCGACGCCTGGACGTTCGGCGGCCCGGAGATTGCGCTACACAGTGTCAGTGACCTGCGCATACCGAGCAGGGCTGAGGAAATCCCGGCGCGGTATTACCTGGGAACCCCAACATCCAGTGGAATCCTGATCTACTTCCATGGCGGAGCCTGGGTTTCAGGCGGCCTGGACAGCTGCGACTCCATCTGCCGATTCATCGCCAGACACGCCGACATTCGCGTGCTCTCGGTCGACTATCGGCTCGCCCCCGAACATGCCTACCCGGCGGCACTGGACGATGCGCTGGCTGCCTATCGATTCGCGCTGTCGCTGCCAGGCAGCGAAGCCTGCTTCGTCGCGATCGGCGGCGACAGTGCCGGCGGCAATATCGCCGCTTCCCTCTGCCAGCGACTGACGACCTCGAACCTGCCGATGCCGCACTTTCAGCTGCTGTTCTATCCGGTCATGGACGTACTGAACAAATCCGAGTCGTACCGCCTTTTCAGCAGCGGCTACGTGCTCAGTGAAGCGCAGATGGACTGGGCCAAAGCGCTCTATGCGCCGCAGGGCAATTACGCCGATCCCGCTCTTTCGCCGCTGCTCGCCACCTCGCTGCAAGGCCTGCCACCCGCCTATGTCGCGACCGCAGAGTTCGATGTGCTACGCGACGAAGGCGAACGCTATGCCACACGACTCAAGGCCTGCGCTCCAGCCACACAACGGCGTCGAGCGCCTGGGTTGATCCACGGTTTCGCCAACATGATGGGCGTGAGCCGCAGCGCGCGCGAGGAGATGCACCTGGCAGTGGCAGCGCTCACAACCGCCCGGGCGAATGGCCGCACGCTCGAAGACACCAGCGCCTGACTGCATTGGGCGTGACACGACACAAACCCTGACAGCCGCCCACGAAAAACGCCGCGATCCTCGAAGAGAGTCGCGGCGTTTCTTTTAGCTACACGAGTACAGCCTCACGGCACACTCTTGATCTTGAACACCAGCAAACCGCCGAGTATCCCGACCAACCCCGAGAAGGCGTACAAGGCGTGATAGCCGCCCAGCTGGGTGATCAGCAGCGCACAGATAATCGGCGCCAAGATCTGCGGCCCGACGATGGCGATGTTGATCACACCCAGATCCTTGGCATGGTCGGACGAGCTGGGCAGCACCTGGCTGATCAGCGCCTGATCCACCGCGACATAGGCGCCATAGCCCAGCCCCAGCACGGCCGAAGACAGCATCGCCAGCGGCCAGCTCTGCCAGAACGCCAGGAGCAGCGACGCGCAACCCATCACCAGCCCAGCGAGTACCACGATGATCCGCCGACGCCCGGTGCGGTCGGAAATGATCGCGCTGACGAAGGCCGACAACACCACCGCCGTCGTGTAGATCAGTACCAGAATCAGCAAGCCGTCCTCGGCGCGCTCACCGGGGAACAGCTTCTCGTACTGCAGCCCGTCGCGCAGGAAGTAGAGAAAGAACATGGTGCCGGTCGCACTGCTCAACCCCACCAGAAAACGCGTCGACCAGGCCCAGGCGAAATCGGGGTGCTTCTTCGGGCTGATCCAGAAGCTTTTCAGCAATCCGGAAAAGCTGAAGGGTGGCAGCGATGCCTTGGTAATCGACTGGTCGCGAGTCGCCAGGATGAAAGGCGTGGAAAACAGTACGAAGCCCACCGCCACCAGCAGGTAACCGCTGGCGATGCCCGAGGTGAATACGGTCGTCAGCATCGCGCCGATCACCACGGCCATGGACAGCGTCACGCCGTTCCAGGCACTGACGGTCGCGCGCTGCTGCAGCGGCACACGATCCGGCACGGCAGCGGTCACCGAGCACAGCACCGCGCTCGTACCCAGTTGCACCACGCCCCACCACAACAGGACGCCAGGAAGACTGGTCTGCTGACCGAGCATCACCAGCGCCAGCGCGCCCAGCACGATGCCGGCCAGGTTCCAGGGGTGGCGCCGTCCCAGCCGGAGCGTCGTCCGGTCAGACATGGCGCCGATCAGCGGCTGCGCCAGCAGCGCCACCGCCGAGCCCAACCCCATCACCATGCCCAGCGCGGCCTCCTTGCCCAGTGGAGCGATCAACTCCATCTGCTGGGCGAGCAGCACCTGAATGGGGGCGAATACGGACAGCCATACCCCCAGCAAGGACAGCGCCATGGTGCCGATGAAAATACCGTTGACCCGGGTTTGCGGCAGCGTATGCGCCGCGCCGGTATCCAGCTCCGACTGCCTGATGTTCATGCTCGACTCCACCTGTTGTGTTTGTTTTCTGGAATGCAGCGGCAGCCCTGGGCCTAGAGGCTCTGGCTGGCGATCAACTGACGCAGGAAGCGCTCGCACTCGGCCAGTTGCTCGAGCGCGACGTACTCGTCGGCCTTGTGGGCCTGGGCGATATGGCCGGGGCCGCAGACGATGGTCGGCACCCCGACCTCCTGGAACAATCCGGCCTCGGTGGCGTAGGAAACCTGGCGCGTGGCGCTGTCCTGACGCAGCCCGGCGATCAGGGCGCAGAGCGCGGCCTTCTCGCCGCTGTCCAGCGCCGGGGCACGGGAAATGGTCTCGAACGAGATCCCCGCTCCCTCGATGCGAGCCTGCATCTCGGGTTGCAGCACCTGCTTCGCGTACTGCTCGATGCGCTCGAAAATGGCGTCCGGGTTGATACCTGGCAGGTTGCGAAACTCGAACTGGAATTCGCAGTGCTCGGGAATGGTATTGATGGCGATGCCGCCCTGGATGGTGCCGGTCTGCGCCGTGCTGTAGGGCACATCGAAGCCATTGTCGAAGGGGCCCTCGGCCGCCGACTGACGCGCCAGATCGCTGATGAAGGTGATCAGCCGGGCCGCGTACTCGATGGCATTGATGCCCTGCGGTTGCAGGGACGAATGCGCCGCATGGCCACGCACGCAACAGCGATAGGCGTTGATGCCCTTATGCGCCACGACGATGCCCATGCCGGTCGGCTCGCCCACCACGCAACCCTTGGGTGCCACCCCCCTCGCCACCAGATCACGCACCATCGACGGCGCACCGGCACAGCCGATTTCTTCATCGTAGGACAGCGCGAAATGCAGCGGCGCCGACAGCTTCGACGCCAGCATCACCGGCAACATTTCCAGCGCCACACCGATGAAGCCCTTCATGTCGCAGGCGCCACGGCCATACAACTTGCCGTCACGTACGGCAGGCACGAAGGGATCGGACGTCCAGTTCTGCCCCTTCACCGGCACGACATCGGTATGGCCGGAAAGCACTAGTCCGCCGGTCACGCTGCCGTCATGCGCCGGCACCGTGGAAAACAGGTTGGCCTTGCGTCTGTCCTCGTCATAGGTCAGCACACTGTCGATGCCATGGGCCGAGAAATAGCCACGCACCTCCTCGATCAGGTGCAGATTCGACAAGGCACTGGTGGTGTCCAGGCGGATCAGTCGCTCGACCCAGGGGTATGCAGTGAGAAAGGTTTCGGATGGCATTTCAAGGCCCTTCAGGCAGATGGAGTCGGCCGCACCGTCAACACGCGCAGGGCGTGACGGCAAGCGGACTACGGCGGTTTTCTTGTAAGGCGGATGGACGTGGCAGCCGACGGCTCGTCGGCGCCGGGTGCAGGGCGCGCTGCTCTGCTGAACGAACGGCCTCGGCACGGAACGCCACGGACGCGTTCGGGCCAGCCCGTTGAAGTTCTTCTCTGGCGCGATGAGAAACGCTCGGTCGCATGCTGAGCAGCCCAAAAGAGTGAGCGGAATTTGTGTTGTCCGCTGGAGTGGGGCTGATGCTAGGATCGAGAAAGAGTGACTTCAATCAACAGAATTTCACTTTTTGTTCTCTTAATTCGAACACCGCAGAGGTGATCCGATGTCCAGTTCGCTGAATCTTTCCCGCATCGCGTACTTCTACGAAGCGGCTCGCCTGGGCAGCATCCGTGCAGCCGCCGACCTGCTCAACGTAGCGCCATCAGCCGTCACCCGGCAGGTTCAGTTACTCGAGGCCGAGCTGGGCACGGCGCTGCTGGAACGCCGCGGTCGCGGCGTCGCCGTGACGGACGCCGGGCTGCAGGTGCTGGAGTTCCACCGTGAACAGGAGGCCCACGTCGCGGACTTGCAGGCTCGGCTGCAATCGCTGCGCGAAATGCGCTCGGGCCGCGTCAGCGTGGTGCTGGGTGAAGGCTTCATCAACGACATCCTGGCCGGCCCACTCGGCCGATTCTGCCGTGAGCACCCGGGGATCAAGCTGAGCCTGGACTCGGCAGGCACCAACGAGGTGATCCGCAAGGTGCTCGAAGACGAGGCGGAAATCGGCCTGGTCTATAACCCGCCCAGCCACCCCAAGCTGGTTTCACGCTCCGTGCGCAAGCAACCGATGAAGGTCATCTTCGGCGCGGACTCTCCGCTGCGCGGCTCGGAAACGCCGCTCAAGGCCAGGGATCTGCTGAACTACCCGCTGGCCGTCACCTACCCCACCCATGGCGTGCGCCAGTTGCTGGATGTACTGGAATTCGCCGAGAAGGTGCGCTTCGATCCGGTGATGACCACCAACTCCATCGCCACCCTGAAACAGTTCGCCAAATCGGGATTGGGCATCGCCTTTCTTCCCGCGTTCGCCATCGATAGCGAGTTGAAATCCAGCGAGATTTTCTGCCGCGATATCGATCATCCGCTGTTCCTGGAAGCCGAGGCTCACCTGATAACGCGTGCCGGCCGACGTCTGTCCATGGCCTCCAGCCGGATGCTTCAGGTACTTACGAGCCAGATGCAAGCCTTCCGATAAGCCACCACCCGGTGTATTGACAGGTATTGCTTCGCCTGTATTCTGATGTCAGTTGTAGTCAAATTACAGGACAAGAACAATGAACTATGATTTGGTCATCAGAAACGGCATCGTCTTCGATGGCGTCAATGAAAATGGCGTCAAGGCTGACGTCGCGATCAAGGCAGGAAAGATTGCAGCTGTTGGAAGCAACATTACTGATGACAAAAATTGTCAGAATGTAATCGATGCCAAGGGCTGCTGGGTGATGCCAGGCTTCCTGGAAATGCACTCGCACTACGATGCCGAAATCCTCACGTCCGCGGCCTTGAAGGAGTCGATCCGTCATGGCGTCACCACGGTGGCCACCGGCCTCTGCTCGCTGAGCATGGTGGCGGCCAGCGCTGAGGACTGCGCGGATCTGTTCAGTCGAGTCGAGTCCATTCCTCACGATCACGTGCTCTCGCTGCTCAAGGAGAAGAAGCAGTGGAGCACTCCGTCGGAGTACCGCAGCTTCCTCGAAGGCTTGCCGCTGGGCCCTAACGTGGCCTGCTACATCGGTCACTCGGACATTCGCTCCGCCGCCATGGGGCTGCTGGATGCAACGACCGAGCGCACGCCCAGCGAAGCCGAGATGCGCCACATGGAAACCTTGCTCAACGATGCGCTCGACAATGGCTTCCTCGGCTTGTCGGTGATGAAGACCAAGATCGACCGCGTTGCTGGCGAACGTGCCTGGTCGCGCCCACTGCCCTCCACCTTCGCCAGCTGGAAGGAGTTCAAGCGCCTGTTCGCTACGCTGCGCAAGCGCGGCGCGATTCTCCAGGGCGCCCCGGATGTGGCCGAACCCAGCAGCGCGGTACGACTGATGTTCGCCACTGCCGGCTGGTTCCGCCCGAAGCTGAAAACCACGCTGCTGACCGCACTGGATCTGAAGGTCGCGCCGCTGCTGCACATGCAGGCGCGGCTCAGCGGCTGGATTTCCAACTGGCTGCTGCAGGGCAATCTCAAGTGGCAGTTCCTGCCCGCCCCGCTGCGCGTGTACAGCGCCGGCCTCAACTTCAACAACTTTGATGAATTCTCCGGCGGCCTGATTCTGCGTAACTTCCAGAACGAGGCCGATCAGTACGCGGAAGCCGCCAAACCCGAGTTTCGCCAGGTGTTCAAGCGCGACATTCAGAGCGGTTCGAAGATCGGCCTGTGGCATCGCGACTTCTCCGACGCCTACATCGTCGCTTGCCCGGATCAATCGCTGATCGGCAAGAACTTCGCCGAGGTTGCCACCCGGCGCGGGCAAGATCCTGTGGACTGCTTCCTCGACCTCGCCGTGACCTACAAGACCGACCTGGTCTGGACCGTACTGATGGGCAACAACCGCGAGGACGTGATGCGCACCCTGATCAGGAGCCCGAACGTGCACGTCGGCTTCGCCGATTCAGGCGCACATATTCGCGGTCTGGCCTTCTACAACTTCCCACTGCGCCTGCTCAAGTACGTGCACGACGCCGAGCGCACCGGCAAATCGTTCATGAGCACCGGCGCAGCAGTGGCCCGCGTCACCTCGGAACTGGCCAACTGGTACGGCCTGGATGCGGGACACCTGTACGTAGGGTCGCGTGCGGACATCGCCATCATCGACCCGAGCGGCCTGGACGAAAGCCTCGACCAGGTGACGGAAGCCTGCATCGAGAACACCTCGCTGATGCGCCTGGTCAACCGCAACGACCGTGCCGTGCTGGCCACCCTGGTCAACGGCAGCGTCGCCTACAGCCGTGACGAGGGCTACGCCGAGGATCTGGGCCACTCCCAATCCTATGGGCGCTTCCTGCCCGCCCACAGAACCTGCGCTTGAGCGAACACGGAGCCACATAGATGGAAACCAAACTGATCGGCCAGTTCATTGGCGGCGAACACCATGTGGTGGAAGGTGGCGACAGCTTCACCACCCTCAACCCAGCCAACGGCCAGGTGCTCGCACACGTCCAGCAGGCAAGCAAGGCGCAGATCGACAAGGCCGTACGCCAGGCCGCGCAGGCCCAACGCACCTGGGCGGCGCTGAACCCGACTGCACGCACCGGCATCCTGCTGGATGCCGCGAACCTCATCGCCCGGCACAACGAGGAACTCGCCCACCTGGAAACGGCCGACACCGGCAAACCGATACACGACACCGCACGCGTCGACATCGCTGGCGGCGTGGCGGTGATGCGCTACTTCGCCGGGCTGGCGGCAGCGCTGGAGGGGCGCCAATCCCCGGTGAACGGCAGCGCGTTCACCTACACCCGCCGCGAACCACTGGGAGTCGTCGCCGGCATCGGTGCCTGGAACTACCCGGTGCAGATCGCGATGTGGAAACTGGCGCCTGCTCTGGCAGCCGGCAACGCCATGCTGTTCAAGCCCAGCGAAGTGACGCCGCTGAGCACCCATCGGCTGGCCGAACTGCTGGTGGAAGCCGGCGTTCCCGCAGGCCTGTTCAATGTGCTGCAGGGCAACCATGAGGTCGGCCGCGCGCTAATCGAGCATCCGGGAATCGCCAAGGTGTCCTTCACCGGCAGCGTCCCGACAGGCATGAAGGTCATGAGTGCGGCCGCTGGCACACTTAAGAAGACGACCATGGAGCTGGGCGGCAAATCACCGCTGATCATCATGCCCGATGCCGACCTTGAGCGTGCCGCGGACATCGCCACCATGGCCAACTTCTTCAGCAGCGGCCAGGTGTGCACCAGCGGCACCCGCGTCTTCGTCCACCGCAGCGTCAAGGCCAGGTTCGAGGAGTTGCTGCTGGCGCGCGTCAGAGCAATCGCCATCGGTGATCCGGCAGACCCGGCCACCCGTTTCGGCCCGCTGGTCAGCCTGGAACACAGGGAAAAGGTGATGGGATACATCCGCAGCGGGATCGAAGAAGAGGCACGCCTGCTAACCGGTGGCGGCGCACCGAGCGCTACAACCCTGGCCTCGGGCAGCTACCTGCTGCCGACGGTATTCACCGACTGCACCGACACGATGCGCATCGTCCGTGAGGAAATCTTCGGGCCGGTGATGAGCATTCTGAGCTTCGACAGCGAAAGTGAAGTGCTACGTCGTGCCAACGATTCGGAGCTGGGCCTGGCTGGCGGCGTGGTCACCCAGGATCTGGCGACCGCGCACCGAATCGTGCATGCGTTGGAGGCAGGGATCTGCTGGATCAACACCTGGGGCCAGGTACCGGCGCACATGCCGGTAGCCGGTCAGAAACTCTCAGGCCTGGGCCAGGAAAACGGCATCGATGCGCTGTACGAACACACCAAGGTCAAATCCGTGTTCGTCGAACTGGGGGCTTACAGCTCGGTGTTCCCGCCGAACTGAGTCGATGCGGGTGCGCCCTCAGTTGGCGCACCCCTCGATGATCGCCCTGGCGCTCTCGGCCAGTTGCTCGATGGGGTCGCGGTAATTGCTCAGGTGCCAGAACACCGCCATCTGGTTGATCGCGCCGAGCAACCCCATGCACACGTAAAGCTCCGATGCGACCGGTTTGAGACCGCCATACAGACGCCCCATACCGCTCAGGAAGATGTTGCAGAAGCGCAGGTTGTTCTGCTGATACAGGTTATCGACCCGCTCACTCACGCCCAGTACCTCGACCAGCACGATGCGCGCGACGTAAGGGTCGCGCATGCATTCGAAGAAGCTCGTGAGAACAGCTCGCTGCTCATCCGCAGTGCCGGCGCTGATCCCCTGCACCTGCGCGCTGATACGCTGCTCGATCTCGCCCATGACCAGGGCGTAGACCTCGCAGAGCAGATCTTCAGTACCGCTGAACGACTCGTAGAAGTAACGATCGGTGAGCTTGGCATGGGCACACAGATCGCGAACGGTGGTCGCCCGATAGCCGGCCGAACCGAATAGATGAATCCCCGCCTGAAGGAACGCCTCCCGGCGCACTTTCACCCGCTGCTCCTGGCTCACACCGCGATAGGATCGCTCCCCTGCTCCGCTTCCCTTGCTCATTCAACACCCCAAATATGGTTTCACTTGTAGTCAGATAGATTCGACGAAGCAAGTAGGCATCAGCGAACCTGCAATGACTCTAATTATCGCAACAAAGCCCCTGATAAAACAGAATGAAACACGCCAAAACAAATTGACATGACCTGCCTTCAGATTAATCTTGATGTCACGTGTCGTCAGATTAACACAGCCGTGATGAGGCCCGCCTTGCACCCGCGATGACACGCTTTCACAAAAACAACAACACCTGTGGAGCAGTATCATGACCACCTACTCCTTGGCTCGGCGGCATCAGACGAAGCATGGCTTCGC
It encodes:
- a CDS encoding S8/S53 family peptidase encodes the protein MLLNRPLLAALVMAVLNPLASAQEPLRIQSLQRCGDLLATERQDWCLQVSGLGEKLPRLRLGDDTLPASAVKRSGDGLRLQLNSDEHRSAALWLEDGSRSSNPVWLSRHRSHVLAAGPDEVAKNMDGLTTYVDLVSLLIEESHDGLDEAKRLAKKYDAKVVGAIPPLNVYQLRLPVKNLTERDALVLRIGSETSVDAVVVEESAPERGEESEAARKPARKPEKNSEEWAANRFMDAVNYYQRRIPAGDSPIEAEPIRVGVIERNVDFDAPDFADYLGACPDGKPRTCVYARDADEPDNHGSTVAGILAAHWDKGGNTGFLRGLDKASQGFEVIVERNSDAGITANIAASVNLVEDGVRVLNWSWGIHRVGTRNVEGDEIDSLVRSGIAMSGYEELLEEFFLWLREEHPDVLVINSAGNGSSYSGRDEYRLPSSFITEQLLVVGGHQRNKEKEVEIDDPTYVVKRDSSNVDMRVDITAAACARASTREIDATGDVHCGTSYATPLVTGVVAAMLSINPRLQPEQVRMLLRRSAMTIGGDYDFEPMDAEDLTAPILPSERNYKMSDKDVGRSARLDMQKALDLAVQSRDRVR
- a CDS encoding GNAT family N-acetyltransferase encodes the protein MDEHRIETERLTLRPPQPQDAAEVQRLAGDFRIADVTGSIPHPYPPELAQQWIERCAQDWASGVAAHFIITESDSGRLVGSMALKDIRRGEAEVGYWIGVPYWSRGYASEACSALVDFAFRQLRLRRLHASHLARNPQSGRVLFKAGFRHLGLGHSECGCQGKVEPVELYERVSGE
- a CDS encoding DUF1285 domain-containing protein, which codes for MSDPGKAGDLLAQIPKGEGKGLPPVHLWNPDFCGDIDMRIARDGTWYYLGTPIGRKPMVRLFSTIIRRDGDDYFLITPVEKVGIQVEDAPFVAVTLQVEGEGEAQVLRFTTNAEDEVVAGAEHPIRVEIDPATLEPSPYILVRRNLEALIHRNVFYQLVELAVEREVDGEPWLGVWSGGQFYPIGPVPV
- a CDS encoding DUF4823 domain-containing protein, translated to MRNLLLLVALLGLAGCMKVSDMASGAEYHLRDAGFLDHGRTERMASRRLQQDSFIYIAQGHFVPPGHGYPRPNVVAEEAFKGFVEYFPLVRRARQPAGLDEAMTEARAAGAHYLLYARFAYSDDRIGTMEEWEDQEAVDRLGTDRAVIQLMLIETNTRYLVDTARIRSRGGFLTFYDVQPQDIIGPPLRDYARSLLGVAN
- a CDS encoding alpha/beta hydrolase yields the protein MFLRLMGDIEAASPQNRPIAQVRAQTDLDAWTFGGPEIALHSVSDLRIPSRAEEIPARYYLGTPTSSGILIYFHGGAWVSGGLDSCDSICRFIARHADIRVLSVDYRLAPEHAYPAALDDALAAYRFALSLPGSEACFVAIGGDSAGGNIAASLCQRLTTSNLPMPHFQLLFYPVMDVLNKSESYRLFSSGYVLSEAQMDWAKALYAPQGNYADPALSPLLATSLQGLPPAYVATAEFDVLRDEGERYATRLKACAPATQRRRAPGLIHGFANMMGVSRSAREEMHLAVAALTTARANGRTLEDTSA
- a CDS encoding MFS transporter gives rise to the protein MNIRQSELDTGAAHTLPQTRVNGIFIGTMALSLLGVWLSVFAPIQVLLAQQMELIAPLGKEAALGMVMGLGSAVALLAQPLIGAMSDRTTLRLGRRHPWNLAGIVLGALALVMLGQQTSLPGVLLWWGVVQLGTSAVLCSVTAAVPDRVPLQQRATVSAWNGVTLSMAVVIGAMLTTVFTSGIASGYLLVAVGFVLFSTPFILATRDQSITKASLPPFSFSGLLKSFWISPKKHPDFAWAWSTRFLVGLSSATGTMFFLYFLRDGLQYEKLFPGERAEDGLLILVLIYTTAVVLSAFVSAIISDRTGRRRIIVVLAGLVMGCASLLLAFWQSWPLAMLSSAVLGLGYGAYVAVDQALISQVLPSSSDHAKDLGVINIAIVGPQILAPIICALLITQLGGYHALYAFSGLVGILGGLLVFKIKSVP
- the argE gene encoding acetylornithine deacetylase; the encoded protein is MPSETFLTAYPWVERLIRLDTTSALSNLHLIEEVRGYFSAHGIDSVLTYDEDRRKANLFSTVPAHDGSVTGGLVLSGHTDVVPVKGQNWTSDPFVPAVRDGKLYGRGACDMKGFIGVALEMLPVMLASKLSAPLHFALSYDEEIGCAGAPSMVRDLVARGVAPKGCVVGEPTGMGIVVAHKGINAYRCCVRGHAAHSSLQPQGINAIEYAARLITFISDLARQSAAEGPFDNGFDVPYSTAQTGTIQGGIAINTIPEHCEFQFEFRNLPGINPDAIFERIEQYAKQVLQPEMQARIEGAGISFETISRAPALDSGEKAALCALIAGLRQDSATRQVSYATEAGLFQEVGVPTIVCGPGHIAQAHKADEYVALEQLAECERFLRQLIASQSL
- a CDS encoding LysR family transcriptional regulator codes for the protein MSSSLNLSRIAYFYEAARLGSIRAAADLLNVAPSAVTRQVQLLEAELGTALLERRGRGVAVTDAGLQVLEFHREQEAHVADLQARLQSLREMRSGRVSVVLGEGFINDILAGPLGRFCREHPGIKLSLDSAGTNEVIRKVLEDEAEIGLVYNPPSHPKLVSRSVRKQPMKVIFGADSPLRGSETPLKARDLLNYPLAVTYPTHGVRQLLDVLEFAEKVRFDPVMTTNSIATLKQFAKSGLGIAFLPAFAIDSELKSSEIFCRDIDHPLFLEAEAHLITRAGRRLSMASSRMLQVLTSQMQAFR